The following is a genomic window from Pedobacter sp. KBS0701.
CTCAGGATATTATCTCAATAAGTGGTATTCAGCAAAATCCGAGATAAAATTAGTGGGGAAAATTTCCCCACTAATTTTAAGACTATTGTTCTGGTGTGCGCTCTGCTGATAATGCAAGTATATCGCTATTGGTTTTTCCCACAAAAAAATCTTGAAGATCTGTTTGGGAGGTAACTGTTTCCGGAACTTCAATAACACAAGGTAATGGCTCATTATCTTCTGTGCACTGGGCTGAAGGTGTTGAGGTATGGATATACTTGGTGTAATCCCTTAAATTATTGCTTGCATTAGGTTGGTAGGCCCAGAAAGTAGTTGCTTTAGTTGTAAAAGCACTTTGTGTAGCGATAAGGCCGAACCCCAAAACGAGGGCTGCAAAGCCTAAATTGATTTTTTTTAACATGTTTTTTTTAGTTTGATATTCTGCTTATCAAATAGGGCTTAAGCAGCTAGCCCGGCTGTTTGTTTTTTCTTGGCAATCAATACAGCTTGTGGTTCTTATTTTTGGCCTGGCCAGATCCATTGTTTAACCTTAATCTTTGTCGCGTACCTCCAGCTTTAGTTTAATAAATAGTGAGAGAATTGCAGCGCTAAGAAAAAAAATATTGAAAATGAGGTGAGCTTTCCAGCCCATTGCTTTAATTACTCCACCACAACTGCATGGTGTTTTGGGGAAATACCCTGAAATAATGAGCACAATATATCCCGTAAAAGCGAGCATGAGTAAGAGCGATAAGACTAAGCCCAACTGATTGGTTTTTTTGATCAATAACAGTATTGCAGATAGTATTTCAATCAATGGTATTGCGTTTAATAGTACAGCTGTAAAATCTGGACTGAAAACCTGTAGATTCATTTCCTGTTTGTAAGACTGGAAGTCGGCCAACTTGCTTCCTGCTGTATATACCCAGAGCAAAATAAATGCTGCTGAAATAACCTGTGGTACCTTTGTTTTCATATCCAACTTTCTTTGCTATTCCGAAATTGGATTATTGCCTTCTAAATCGCCTCACATCCAGATGGGAAAAAACGGTAACTTTTAGAAAAAATATGACAGCTAAGTGGGTTATAATGGTATTATTTAGTAAGGAGCAACTTGAATTATTGTATATGTTTTTTGTTTTTATTCCTCATCGCACTCAGCGTACTGCTATGAATTCCCAGGTATGATGCAACATCTTTTACTGCAATTTGGCTAAAAACTGTTGGGAAAGATTCAATTAGTTTATCAAGTCGCTGGTCTGCATCGTGGATTTTTAGCGCCGTAGATATGATGATTATTTTTGCAAGTATTTCTGCGTTTATTTCGGTAATTAAAGTGGCGGATTCGCGGAATAGTTTATGTATGTTATCGGTGTGTTTATTGGGGATGCTAAGCAGTTCGGTATCTTCTGGAAATTGCATGAAAAGCTGACCTTGCACATACTTAGAGATAGATTTAAGATCAGGTAACATATCTTGGGCCTGGAAGAAAAGGATAGTAATTTGTTGCTCGTTTTCAATATCATAAATAAATAATCTTCCACTGCCTTTGGCCAGGTAACAAAAACTGCCTGGCTCCATGCTGTCAAGTGAAATTTTTTCCATTTTACTAAAATTAGTTTGGTACACCGCATAATTAAGATATGCGCTGAGGCCTACCGAAAGTTTTTGATAGGACGATAATTTGGAGAGGTATTGTTCTTTTTCCATAACCTGTTTTTAAGGGTAAAGAAATGCATATTTTCAAGTTTGTCAAGTTGCTGATCGAGCAACCTCCGGCAACCCCTTTATTTTTTTGTTTTAAAGGAATAAAAAGGCTCAGATCTGTTATATTTGAGCCATGAAATAAAAATTAATTACATATTGATATTGTAGCGACAGCTATTTTACTGTTTTAGAAAACCGCAAAACTTCAAAAGACACAGGAAAAAATAGATGGTTGCCTACGCTATGCGTGGGTGCCTGTTTATCTTGTGTCTGGGCATTTTGCGGTGCCTCTAAAGCGGATATCGGGTTAACCCACGCTTTTTATGGATAGCTTTTCCCAATCAAATCACTTTCTCCTTAATCTGCCAATTGCGGAACTTCCACTTTCTGAGAATTTTAAGCTTAGAAGTAAACTAATGGGTTTTTTTACAATTCTGGATATTATTGGAGCCAACCAAAAAGAATTACCTGAACTGGATGACTATTCAGAGCATTGGTATTTTGAATTTGTTGATTTTTTACGCAGGAAGGATTTGTTAAATCTTCTTGGTTAATATTTGTCTTCTGCAATGCCCAACATGGTGCTGATTTTTTTGATCACTTTTTGAACATCGTTTCCAACATTTCCGTAGTATGCATTTTTAAAGCTTTTTTCTGAGATGATATCTTTTTCTGCAGTACTATAGTGTTTCGTAACATATTGATGCAATGCTTTGGGGCTATGGGTGGTGATGATTCCCGCCTCAACTTGAAGGCGGATAAATATAGCAAGCTGCTTTACAGTGAAGGTTACTTTAAAATTGCTGTCTAAAATACCACCATCACTCAGGTCTTCAGCTAGGGTATCTATTGATTTGAGGTAGCTGATTTCACTTTTAATATATCTTAGTAATGATTCGTCAATATTGGGCAGATTTCTATTATATGGTATACTTATGGTTTTAAAAACCTGCCCAATGAGTTTTTTAAAGAAATGAATTAATCTATATTGATCGCTAATGCTTTCGCATTTTTGAAGTTCACGATTAAAATGGCTGCAGCAGGAATGATAAAAAGATGGGTGATTAAAGTTTAAGGAGACGAGCAGTAGGATAATCTCAGGAATATCCAAAGGTGGTGCAAATTTATTCAATGCTATTTTAAGCGACTCAAAAAAATCACGTAGATATGTAACCTGTTCGAAAGTGAAACGCCCCGGGCCGCTATTAAGGTTTTCGAAGATAAGCTTAAAAACGGCGATGGTTTCATTATCGGCATCCCGTTCTTCAAGGTTTTTCAGGACCTGGCTGGAATTTTCTGCAATATTTAATAACAGTTGTTTCTGGGTGGATAAGGAAACAGGGCAACCATAGTCAAAATAATAGGGTAAATATTGCTGAAGATCTAAAACCATTTGGTTGAGTAGATTTACTATGCTACTAATTTCTTCATTTTTGTTTTTTTGACAAGCGTTAAGGTTATCCTCACCTATCATGGCTGCTAACTCATCCATTAATTGTATCAACCCTCTTTGATGTTGTCTTATATAGGCTTTTGATCTATCAGGCGCCATTTGCGTAACATTATACTGAATGGAACTGATTATTCGTTTACTTTCCTTTAAAATTTCATTTTGCAGTTCCTTACCGGACCATTGATATGCAGCGCCAACTTTAATGGTATCTAATATCGTTTCCCTGAAGCTGATAAGTTCGTACATCATTTATCTGGTAGCCGCTTTGCTTAATTCTAAGCTTTTATTTTCCTTTTTTGGTATTAACGTGGTAAAACGGACCGCTAACGTTGTGAAACTTAATTTTAGCAATTTTTTTGGCTGGTATTAGGATGTCATTTGATTTAAGAAGGCAGGATGGACTATTCAAGGATATTTAATGGTGAGCAATGGGATGCTTTTATGCATCATACAGAAAATTATATAGCAGGGGTTAATTATGCGAAGCTTTATTTAGATCAGTCTGGATGTTGATGATTATTAACATGAAGACAAATATTATTTATATAGGAAAATGTTGTTCTTGGCCGTAAGGTTGATGAAAGGAGTAAGGCAAAGTGAATTTGTGCTAAAATGCTAGTGCTTTTCAACAGAGCATTTAGTTAAATAAAGAATGGAATAGTAGAAAATAGGTGTTACTAACTAATTTTTTGAGTACATTTTAACTTATGTTATTCTAACTATAGTAGGTAGTTTTCGATTGCGCCGGAGATCTGGTTGATCTCGGCCACACCGAGGGAAAGGTGACTGTTTCCGGTCAATGCATGTGCGCGTTCTCCAGGATCAATCTCTTCTGCTTTGAGTAAGATCCAGTCAGATTCCTGTTTTTTTATTGCTCCTAAAATACCTCCTGAATAAACAATCTTAAAATAATCAGCTTTTGGGATAATGGTTAAGGTGATTACCTGATCATTATGATCTATTTCAATGTTAAATACTGTCATGATTTCAAAACCAATGCAGCCCGCTTATTGTTTTACTAAAATAGAGCCGTTATCAGATTAACTCCCATGCAACAGGAGTGAATGAATAGTTGAAATAGAGTCTTTTAATTCTGCTTATACTTTCTTAACTATTTAAACCGGTTAATTGTTTAAATTGAACTAGCGCTCAACAATTAACCGGTTTAAATAATTTATATACAATTAACCTACTCTTCCGGGGTATTGCTTCAATGCTACTTCCAAACAGTCCATAGCTGCATTTAAATCATCGGTATTTAATACGTATGCCATACGAACCTCGTTTTTACCAGAACCTGGGGTAGAGTAGAAACCAGTTGCAGGGGCCATCATTACTGTTTGGTTATTATGGCTAAAATCCTCTAAAATCCATTGACAGAATTTATCAGCATCATCAATAGGGAATTTTGCTACTACGTAAAACGCTCCGCCCGGATTAGGACAGAAAACGCCTTCGATATTATTTAACCGACCAACCAAAGTATTACGGCGTAAAGTATACTCGGTATTTACTTTTTCAAAATAACTATCCGGCGTATCAACAGCTGCTGCACCGGCAATTTGTTCAACCATGCCCGGGCTTAATCTTGCCTGCGCAAATTTTAATCCTGAAGAAATAACCTCTTTATTTTTAGTAATTAAACAGCCTAAACGAGCACCACAAGCGCTATAACGTTTAGAAACCGTATCCATAATAACCACATTTTCATCTAAACCGTCTAAATGCATGGGGGAGATAAATTCCCGTCCATCATAACAGAATTCGCGATAAGCTTCATCAGAGAATAAAAACAGATCGTATTTAACACAAAGTGTTTTTAAAGCTTCTAATTCTGCTCTTGAATATAAATAACCAGTAGGATTATTAGGATTGCAGATAATAATCGCTTTGGTTTTTTCAGTAATCAATTTTTCGAATTCAGCAATCGGTGGTAATGCAAAACCATTTTCAATGTAAGAAAGGATTGGTTTTACGACTACATTGCTCATACAGGCAAAGCCATTGTAATTGGCATAAAAAGGTTCTGGAATGATAATTTCATCACCCTCGTTTACGCAGGTTTGCATGGCAATGGTGATGGCTTCAGAGCCACCAACAGTTACCAGTATATTTTCTGGCGTAATATTGTAGCCGAGTTTATTATAGTATTCTGTCAGTTTTAAACGATATGCAAGTGTACCTTCAGATGGCGTATAAGCCCAAACATTAAAATCAATGTTTTTAATGGCGTTTAACATTCCTTCTGGTGTTTCTATGTCTGGCTGACCAATATTTAAATGGAAAACTTTTTTACCATCTTTTTTAGCTTGATCTGCAAATGGGGTTAACTTTCTGATTGGCGATGCAGGCATCTGCACACCTTTTTGTGAAATTTTTGGCATGGCACAAAAATAAAAAAGTCCCGATGAAAATCGGGACTTTTTAAATATTATCGTTTAAAAATTATTTTGAAGATGCGGCAACCGTTTCACCTTTGATATAAAGCACTTTAATTGGTGTTTTAGCATTTGAAGTAATGGTTACGGCTTTCGAAAAAGTAGAAGGACCAGCAGCAGCGTTAAATGTTACCGAAATTACACCTGTTTCACCCTTTTTTAATGGAGTAGAAGTGTATTTAGGGACTGTACATCCGCAACTAGCTTCAGCTTTGGTAATAATTAAAGGCGCTTCGCCAATGTTCGTGTATTTGAAATCGTAAGTTACTGGTTTGTTTAAAACAATTTTACCGAAATCGTGAGTTTCCGATTCGAATTTAAACTCTGCAGGCTTGGTTTGTGCATTTACTGCAACACCTAAACCTAAAACAAAAGCGAATAATACTAAGATCTTTTTCATGTTATGTGGCTGTAATTTATTTTTTAAAATTCTATAACAAATTTAATGTTTTCCTACTAAAACAAAAACTATTCCAAATATATTTTACAAATCGATATATAATTTTACAATAGAGGATAAAGGCAAACTTTTAATTTTGTATATATTTGCCGCAACCAATCTTTGATTACTATGCCGAATGAAAAATTGATGACTAACGCTATTGATGCTTCTGAACTCAGTTTTAACGATTTTAAATCTATCGTTATAAATGACTATAAAATAGCCTTTGAAAGTAGGCAGGCCAGCATTTTAGGCCGCAGAGAAGTATTAACAGGGAAGGCTAAATTTGGTATTTTTGGCGATGGTAAAGAGGTGCCGCAGTTGGCTATGGCAAAGGCTTTTAAAAACGGAGATTGGCGCTCAGGTTATTACCGCGATCAAACTTTCGCCTTTGCAACAGGTATTTCTACCATTAAAGAATTTTTTGCACAGCTTTACGCCAATCCAACCGAGGGCGCTGATCCATTTTCAGGCGGTAGACAAATGAACTGTCATTTTGCAACAAAATCTGTTAATGAAGATGGTAGCTGGAACGATTTAACACAGATTAAAAACTGCTCATCAGATATTTCACCAACCGGTGGCCAGATGGCCCGCTTGGTTGGTTTAGCTTATGCTTCTAAATTATTTAGACAAAATAAAGAACTCGATTACTTAAAACACTTTTCTGTAGACGGAAATGAGGTTGCTTTTGGTACTATCGGTAATGCATCAACTTCGGAGGGTGTATTTTTTGAAGCCATTAATGCTGCAGGTGTTTTACAGATACCGATGGCCGTTTCTATTTGGGATGATGCCTATGGTATTTCAGTTCCGGCAAAATATCAAACGACCAAAGAAGATATTTCTGAGGTTTTAAAAGGTTTTCAGCGTAATGCTGATCAACCAGGTTATGAAATTTATAAGGTAAAAGGCTGGGATTATCCGGCTTTATGCGAGGTATATGAAAAAGCAATAAATGTTTGCAGAGACGAACATGTACCTGTTTTAATTCACGTTACCGAACTTACTCAGCCTCAGGGGCATTCTACCTCTGGTTCGCACGAAAGGTACAAATCAAAAGATCGGTTATCTTGGGAAACAGAATACGATTGTATTCAGAAAATGCGTGCCTGGATGCTCGATTCGGCGGTAGCAACCGAGGAGGAAATTGCAGAGGTTGAAAAGAATGCCAAGGTTTTTGTGCGTAATGCGCAAAAGGAAGCCTGGAATGAGTTTTTGGACAATATTAAACCAGAACAAAAACAAGTTATTGATTTAATTAGCGGTATAGCTAAACATCAACCTGAACTGGCTAAAATTGCCGCAAATCTGGCCTCAACTGCCGATGCACAACGTCGGGAAGTTTTTACTGCTGTACGAAAAGCCATACGTTTATCGGCCAGTTTTAGCTCTCCGGAACGTAATGAACTTTTAGCCTGGTACAAGCAGCAGTCTAAGTTTAACCACGACCGATACAATTCTAAACTGCATACTGACGGCAAAGAAAGTCCGGATATGATTGCAGTGGTTAATGCTGTATATGATGAGCATTCGAAGATGGTTGACGGTAGGGAGGTGCTCAATGCCTGTTTTAATGAAAACTTTGCCCGCGATCCTCGTTTAGTTGCTTTTGGAGAAGATCTGGGGAATATTGGTGATGTAAATCAAGGTTTTGCAGGATTACAGGCCAAATATGGTGAATTAAGGATTACCGATACCGGAATTAGAGAAATGACCATTATGGGGCAGGGTATTGGCCTTGCCATGAGGGGTTTAAAACCGATAGCCGAAATACAATACCTTGATTATTTAATTTTTGCATTAAATGTACTTAGCGACGATTTGGCTTCGCTTTCCTACCGTACCAAAGGAATTCAAAAAGCACCGGTTATTGTGCGGACACGCGGCCATCGGTTGGAAGGGATCTGGCATTCAGGCTCACCAATCAGCATGATTTTAGGTGCTTTAAGAGGGATGCATTTATGCGTACCAAGAAATATGACGCAAGCTGCCGGCATGTACAACACCCTTTTCAGGGCTGACGAACCTGCAATAGTAATTGAATGTTTAAACGGTTACAGGCTTAAAGAAAAGCTACCAGGTAATGTCGGCGATTTTACTGTTCCATTAGGCAAAGCGGAGGTTTTGGAAGAAGGAACTGATATTACCGTAATATCTTACGGTTCTTCATTAAGAATTGTTCAGGAGGCAGCAGAAGAATTGAGCTTATTGGGTATTTCTGTAGAAATTATAGATCCGCAAACGCTCTTGCCTTTCGATACTACACAGGTTTGTGTAAACTCGCTTGCCAAAACCAATAAATTACTTATAGTAGATGAGGATGTTCCGGGAGGTGCATCTGCATATATCCTGCAAAAGGTTCTGGAAGAACAAAAAGGTTATTTCCATTTAGATGGCCAGCCGAAAACATTATCGGCTAAAGCGCATCGTCCACCATTTGGATCAGACGGTGATTATTTCAGTAAACCATCCGTTGATGATGTTATAGAAACCATTTACCAAATGATGCATGATGCAAATCCAACTAAATACCCTTCACTCTTTTAATGGAGCAATAGCTGGCGTATAAATTAGGAGCCTGTTTAATTTTTATAACAAATATAAATGTCTTTTTGCTGTCACACTGAGGGATAGTTATTTCATAAAATCAATATAAAAGACAGATCTTTTTGGCAAAATGGTTGGCTGCGAGAGATCGTCATTCGCAACTCGATTGGGAACCACGGAGTGCTCATGAATGCCTTTGAAACAAGGGAAACTTATGAATAATCGTCATGCAAGCGCTTTAAGATTCCTGCCTTTGCGGGAATGACGAGACATGTTAATGGATTCTGTCTATGTTAGCGTAGTCGATTGCTTTATTAATGCGTTGAAATGGTCTTCGACTATGCTCAGACTGACATAGGAAATAAATTTTATTTAATTTTTAAACCGGCTTTAAGTGTTTTTAGCTAATTTTTAAAGGGATTATAATCAGTTTATTACTGAAATGA
Proteins encoded in this region:
- a CDS encoding thiamine pyrophosphate-dependent enzyme, which gives rise to MPNEKLMTNAIDASELSFNDFKSIVINDYKIAFESRQASILGRREVLTGKAKFGIFGDGKEVPQLAMAKAFKNGDWRSGYYRDQTFAFATGISTIKEFFAQLYANPTEGADPFSGGRQMNCHFATKSVNEDGSWNDLTQIKNCSSDISPTGGQMARLVGLAYASKLFRQNKELDYLKHFSVDGNEVAFGTIGNASTSEGVFFEAINAAGVLQIPMAVSIWDDAYGISVPAKYQTTKEDISEVLKGFQRNADQPGYEIYKVKGWDYPALCEVYEKAINVCRDEHVPVLIHVTELTQPQGHSTSGSHERYKSKDRLSWETEYDCIQKMRAWMLDSAVATEEEIAEVEKNAKVFVRNAQKEAWNEFLDNIKPEQKQVIDLISGIAKHQPELAKIAANLASTADAQRREVFTAVRKAIRLSASFSSPERNELLAWYKQQSKFNHDRYNSKLHTDGKESPDMIAVVNAVYDEHSKMVDGREVLNACFNENFARDPRLVAFGEDLGNIGDVNQGFAGLQAKYGELRITDTGIREMTIMGQGIGLAMRGLKPIAEIQYLDYLIFALNVLSDDLASLSYRTKGIQKAPVIVRTRGHRLEGIWHSGSPISMILGALRGMHLCVPRNMTQAAGMYNTLFRADEPAIVIECLNGYRLKEKLPGNVGDFTVPLGKAEVLEEGTDITVISYGSSLRIVQEAAEELSLLGISVEIIDPQTLLPFDTTQVCVNSLAKTNKLLIVDEDVPGGASAYILQKVLEEQKGYFHLDGQPKTLSAKAHRPPFGSDGDYFSKPSVDDVIETIYQMMHDANPTKYPSLF
- a CDS encoding pyridoxal phosphate-dependent aminotransferase, whose product is MPKISQKGVQMPASPIRKLTPFADQAKKDGKKVFHLNIGQPDIETPEGMLNAIKNIDFNVWAYTPSEGTLAYRLKLTEYYNKLGYNITPENILVTVGGSEAITIAMQTCVNEGDEIIIPEPFYANYNGFACMSNVVVKPILSYIENGFALPPIAEFEKLITEKTKAIIICNPNNPTGYLYSRAELEALKTLCVKYDLFLFSDEAYREFCYDGREFISPMHLDGLDENVVIMDTVSKRYSACGARLGCLITKNKEVISSGLKFAQARLSPGMVEQIAGAAAVDTPDSYFEKVNTEYTLRRNTLVGRLNNIEGVFCPNPGGAFYVVAKFPIDDADKFCQWILEDFSHNNQTVMMAPATGFYSTPGSGKNEVRMAYVLNTDDLNAAMDCLEVALKQYPGRVG
- a CDS encoding MauE/DoxX family redox-associated membrane protein yields the protein MKTKVPQVISAAFILLWVYTAGSKLADFQSYKQEMNLQVFSPDFTAVLLNAIPLIEILSAILLLIKKTNQLGLVLSLLLMLAFTGYIVLIISGYFPKTPCSCGGVIKAMGWKAHLIFNIFFLSAAILSLFIKLKLEVRDKD
- a CDS encoding DUF1573 domain-containing protein; this encodes MKKILVLFAFVLGLGVAVNAQTKPAEFKFESETHDFGKIVLNKPVTYDFKYTNIGEAPLIITKAEASCGCTVPKYTSTPLKKGETGVISVTFNAAAGPSTFSKAVTITSNAKTPIKVLYIKGETVAASSK